Proteins co-encoded in one Enterobacter sp. R4-368 genomic window:
- a CDS encoding NADH-quinone oxidoreductase subunit B family protein, whose amino-acid sequence MSSDLKVLNQHVSQPVPLEESAQKMKQLLLRDIQRSAYVYRVDCGGCNGCEIEIFAAITPLFDAERFGIKVVASPRHADILLFTGAVTRAMRMPALRAWESAPDHKIAISYGACGVGGGIFHDLYCVWGGSDTIVPIDVWIPGCPPTPAATIHGFAVALGLLEQKLHAVDHQQAADEIASVRWPTLPLALRVTLERLARQLAGYRQGREITDQLFALLTAGDPAQATLRVNNWLQQAADPRLTSIVQQLMNELERAHV is encoded by the coding sequence ATGAGTTCCGACCTGAAAGTGCTGAACCAGCATGTCAGCCAGCCGGTGCCGCTCGAGGAATCCGCGCAGAAAATGAAGCAGCTACTGCTGCGCGATATCCAGCGTTCTGCCTACGTTTATCGCGTTGATTGCGGCGGCTGCAACGGGTGTGAAATCGAAATTTTTGCCGCCATTACGCCGCTGTTTGACGCGGAACGCTTTGGCATCAAAGTGGTGGCTTCGCCGCGCCACGCGGATATTTTACTTTTTACCGGCGCGGTCACGCGCGCCATGCGCATGCCTGCCCTGCGCGCCTGGGAATCGGCACCGGATCATAAAATCGCCATCTCCTACGGCGCGTGCGGCGTCGGCGGCGGGATTTTTCACGATCTCTACTGCGTGTGGGGCGGCAGCGACACCATTGTGCCGATTGATGTCTGGATCCCCGGCTGCCCGCCGACGCCAGCGGCAACCATCCACGGTTTCGCGGTGGCGCTTGGCTTGCTGGAGCAAAAACTGCACGCCGTCGACCATCAACAAGCGGCAGATGAAATTGCCAGCGTACGCTGGCCGACACTGCCACTGGCATTGCGCGTGACGCTTGAACGGCTGGCGCGCCAGCTGGCGGGTTATCGCCAGGGACGCGAGATCACCGACCAGCTCTTCGCTTTATTAACCGCAGGCGATCCCGCGCAGGCTACGCTGCGGGTAAATAACTGGCTGCAACAGGCGGCGGACCCGCGTCTGACCTCCATCGTGCAGCAACTGATGAACGAGCTGGAGCGTGCCCATGTCTGA
- a CDS encoding hydrogenase large subunit has translation MNLQQPRGNACLAALKAQFPGAVLDEERQTFEQVTITVKINLLPDIVHYLYYQHDGWLPVLFGNDERTLNGHYAVYYALSMEGAEKCWIVVKALVDADTREFPSVTPRVPAAVWGEREIRDMYGLIPVGLPDQRRLVLPDDWPDDLHPLRKDTMDYRLRPEPTSDTENYTFINDGGNSARIVPIGPLHITSDEPGHFRLFVDGERIVDADYRLFYVHRGMEKLAETRMGYNEVTFLSDRVCGICGFAHSVAYTTSVENALGIVVPQRAHTIRSVLLEVERLHSHLLNIGLSSHFVGFDTGFMQFFRIREKSMTMAELLTGSRKTYGLNLIGGIRRDILKEQRVKTIQLVKEMRAEVAQLVDMLLSTPNMAQRTQGVGILDRQVARDFSPVGPLIRGSGFARDLRFDHPYADYGSLPKTLFTWPDGDVFSRVMVRVKEVFDSLAMIEFALDNLPDTPLLTEGFSYQPHKFALGYVEAPRGEDVHWSMLGDNQKLYRWRCRAATYANWPVLRYMLRGNTVSDAPLIIGSLDPCYSCTDRVTLVDVRKRKSTTVPYKEIERYGIERRHSPLK, from the coding sequence GTGAATCTCCAGCAACCTCGCGGCAACGCCTGTCTTGCTGCATTAAAGGCGCAGTTTCCCGGCGCGGTGCTGGACGAGGAGCGCCAGACCTTCGAACAAGTCACTATAACGGTCAAAATCAATCTGTTGCCGGACATCGTGCACTACCTCTATTACCAGCATGACGGCTGGTTGCCGGTGCTGTTCGGCAATGATGAACGTACCCTGAATGGTCATTACGCGGTCTACTACGCGCTGTCGATGGAAGGTGCGGAAAAGTGCTGGATTGTGGTGAAAGCGCTGGTCGATGCCGACACGCGCGAGTTCCCGTCGGTGACGCCGCGCGTACCCGCCGCGGTATGGGGCGAACGTGAGATCCGCGATATGTACGGTCTGATCCCGGTCGGTTTGCCGGATCAGCGCCGCCTGGTGCTACCGGATGACTGGCCGGACGATCTGCACCCGCTGCGCAAAGACACCATGGATTACCGTCTGCGCCCGGAACCTACCAGCGACACGGAAAACTACACCTTTATCAACGATGGCGGCAATTCGGCGCGCATTGTGCCGATAGGCCCGCTGCATATCACTTCGGATGAACCGGGGCATTTCCGCTTGTTTGTCGATGGTGAACGGATTGTCGATGCCGATTACCGCTTATTTTATGTCCATCGCGGCATGGAAAAGCTGGCGGAAACCCGCATGGGCTACAACGAAGTGACATTCCTCTCGGACAGGGTTTGCGGCATTTGCGGCTTTGCCCACAGCGTGGCTTACACCACCTCGGTGGAAAACGCGCTCGGCATTGTGGTGCCGCAGCGGGCGCACACTATCCGTTCGGTGCTGCTGGAAGTGGAACGGCTGCACAGCCATCTGCTCAACATCGGTCTTTCCAGCCACTTTGTCGGTTTTGATACCGGTTTTATGCAGTTTTTCCGCATCCGTGAAAAATCGATGACCATGGCTGAGTTGCTCACCGGTTCGCGCAAAACTTACGGTCTGAATCTGATTGGCGGTATCCGCCGCGACATTCTCAAAGAGCAGCGCGTCAAAACCATTCAACTGGTGAAAGAGATGCGCGCGGAAGTGGCGCAACTGGTCGATATGCTGCTCTCCACGCCCAACATGGCGCAGCGCACCCAGGGGGTGGGCATTCTTGACCGCCAGGTCGCACGCGATTTCAGCCCGGTCGGGCCGCTGATCCGCGGCAGCGGTTTTGCCCGCGATTTACGTTTCGATCATCCGTACGCCGACTACGGCAGCCTGCCGAAAACGCTGTTTACCTGGCCGGATGGCGACGTCTTTTCACGCGTTATGGTGCGGGTGAAAGAGGTGTTCGATTCGCTGGCAATGATTGAGTTTGCCCTTGATAACCTGCCGGATACGCCGCTGCTGACCGAAGGGTTCAGCTATCAGCCGCATAAATTCGCCCTCGGTTATGTGGAAGCGCCACGCGGTGAAGATGTGCACTGGAGCATGCTCGGCGACAACCAGAAACTTTACCGCTGGCGCTGTCGCGCGGCGACCTACGCCAACTGGCCGGTGCTCCGCTATATGCTGCGCGGCAATACCGTTTCCGATGCGCCGCTGATTATCGGCAGCCTCGATCCCTGCTATTCGTGTACCGACCGCGTGACGCTGGTGGATGTGCGCAAGCGTAAATCGACAACCGTGCCCTACAAAGAGATCGAACGTTACGGCATTGAACGTCGCCACTCGCCGCTGAAGTAA
- the hyfF gene encoding hydrogenase 4 subunit F, which produces MSHTLMFTLLLLTPLLVSALCFTCRLSGNAARMLVTVVHTLGIALLLVIALWTVAEAVREGEIFAASRWLHIDSLSGLFLSLLGVIGFITGLYSIGYMRHEVDHGEISVPTLCYYYGFFHLFLFTMLLVVTSNNLIVMWAAIEATTLSSAFLVGIYGQRSSLEAAWKYIIICTVGVAFGLFGTVLVYANAASFMAQPDHAIFWTEVLKESGQLDPTLMVLAFVFVLIGFGTKTGLFPMHAWLPDAHSEAPSPVSALLSAVLLNCALLVLIRYYIIICHAIGDSFPNRLLLIFGLLSVGVAAFFILVQQDMKRLLAYSSVENMGLVAVALGIGGPLGILAALLHTLNHSLAKTLLFCGSGNVLLKYGTRNMDVVCGMLKVMPFTAVLLGGGALALGGMPPFNIFLSEFMTVTAGLAAEHLAVTILLLVLLTLVLGGLVRMVAKVLFATPPQQVATGELGWLTTAPMVILLVMMLVMGTHIPQPVSRLLASAATIVQQNNDDHPTQLSWLWANFDTTAASATPSHRQGE; this is translated from the coding sequence ATGAGCCATACCTTGATGTTCACGTTGTTACTGCTGACGCCGCTGCTGGTTTCTGCGCTGTGCTTCACCTGCCGCCTGAGCGGCAATGCCGCGCGCATGCTGGTTACGGTGGTGCATACGCTGGGGATTGCGCTGCTGCTGGTTATCGCCCTGTGGACGGTCGCGGAAGCGGTGCGCGAAGGGGAAATTTTCGCCGCCAGCCGCTGGTTGCATATCGACAGCCTGAGCGGGCTGTTCCTGTCGCTGCTGGGCGTTATCGGTTTTATCACCGGCCTCTACTCGATTGGCTATATGCGCCATGAAGTCGATCACGGTGAGATCAGCGTGCCGACGCTCTGTTACTACTACGGTTTTTTTCACCTGTTCCTGTTCACCATGCTGCTGGTGGTCACCAGCAATAACCTGATTGTAATGTGGGCGGCGATCGAAGCCACTACGCTCAGTTCCGCTTTTCTGGTCGGTATTTACGGGCAGCGCTCGTCGCTGGAAGCGGCATGGAAATACATCATCATCTGTACCGTTGGCGTGGCGTTTGGCCTGTTCGGTACGGTGCTGGTGTACGCCAATGCCGCCAGCTTTATGGCGCAGCCTGATCACGCCATTTTCTGGACCGAAGTGCTGAAAGAGAGCGGCCAGCTCGACCCGACGCTGATGGTGTTGGCGTTTGTGTTTGTGCTGATTGGTTTTGGTACTAAAACCGGGCTGTTCCCGATGCACGCCTGGCTGCCGGACGCGCACAGCGAAGCGCCGAGCCCGGTGAGCGCCCTGCTCTCGGCGGTGCTGCTCAACTGCGCCCTGCTGGTGCTGATCCGCTACTACATCATTATTTGTCATGCCATCGGGGACAGTTTCCCCAACCGGCTACTGCTGATTTTTGGTCTGCTGTCGGTGGGCGTCGCCGCGTTCTTCATTCTGGTGCAGCAGGATATGAAACGCCTGCTGGCTTATTCCAGCGTGGAAAACATGGGGCTGGTGGCCGTTGCGCTCGGCATCGGCGGCCCGCTTGGTATTCTGGCGGCGCTGCTGCACACGCTCAATCACAGCCTGGCGAAAACGCTGCTGTTCTGCGGCTCCGGCAATGTGCTGCTGAAGTACGGCACCCGCAATATGGATGTGGTGTGCGGGATGCTGAAAGTAATGCCGTTTACCGCCGTACTGCTGGGCGGCGGCGCGCTGGCGCTGGGCGGTATGCCGCCATTCAATATTTTCCTCAGTGAGTTTATGACCGTCACCGCCGGGCTGGCGGCGGAACATCTCGCCGTCACCATCCTGCTGCTGGTGTTACTGACGCTGGTGCTCGGCGGGCTGGTGCGCATGGTGGCGAAAGTGCTGTTCGCCACGCCGCCGCAGCAGGTGGCAACCGGTGAACTGGGCTGGCTCACTACCGCGCCGATGGTGATTTTACTGGTGATGATGCTGGTGATGGGTACGCATATTCCTCAGCCGGTCAGCCGGTTACTGGCCAGCGCTGCCACCATCGTGCAGCAAAACAATGATGATCATCCCACCCAGCTTAGCTGGCTGTGGGCCAATTTTGATACCACCGCCGCATCGGCAACGCCGTCGCATCGTCAGGGAGAGTGA
- the hyfH gene encoding hydrogenase 4 subunit H: MLKLLKTILRAGEPTVKYPFAPLEVCPGFRGKPELDPQQCIACGACTTACPANALTLETDAGENSRVWQLFIGRCIYCGRCEEVCPTRAIRLSEEFELAVTNKADLYVRATFRLQHCSECGVPFAPEKSVALAVELLALNQNAPHQLENLRAQASLCPACRRRAALEHRGSVNVHYYLKEQA; the protein is encoded by the coding sequence ATGCTGAAATTGTTGAAAACCATTCTCAGAGCGGGCGAGCCGACGGTGAAATACCCGTTCGCACCGCTGGAGGTGTGCCCGGGGTTTCGCGGCAAACCGGAACTGGATCCGCAGCAATGCATCGCTTGCGGCGCCTGTACCACCGCCTGTCCGGCGAACGCGCTCACGCTGGAAACGGATGCCGGGGAGAACAGCCGCGTCTGGCAACTGTTCATCGGCCGCTGTATCTACTGCGGGCGCTGCGAAGAGGTGTGCCCGACGCGGGCGATCCGTCTGTCGGAAGAGTTTGAACTGGCGGTCACTAACAAAGCCGATCTGTATGTGCGCGCCACCTTCCGCCTGCAGCACTGTAGCGAATGCGGCGTGCCGTTCGCGCCAGAAAAATCCGTGGCGCTGGCGGTGGAACTGCTGGCCCTGAACCAAAACGCACCGCACCAGCTTGAGAACCTGCGGGCGCAGGCCTCTCTCTGCCCGGCGTGCCGCCGACGCGCGGCGCTGGAGCATCGCGGCAGCGTTAACGTGCACTATTACCTGAAGGAGCAAGCATGA